In Patescibacteria group bacterium, one DNA window encodes the following:
- a CDS encoding GNAT family N-acyltransferase produces MNEDAMDVLTRWDITDTVNGVSTVFTAEAGMPRSPEAYRAMHRLRAQEFVWLMPKDDQSGMEQDRFDAHSHQFIARLGPEIIGTMRLVPCEKGFPMEDDHEVVLPDGAQWSFPSVHPKTGVPVSRAETLEISRLGGRPYELPSGDHIWTAFLVVDAAVNKFLASKPDRKYVVALLRVRLLDLFKKFGYDWMPLAPPQEFRGEQVQAAWIDSVQVTCPRILPRDKRIK; encoded by the coding sequence ATGAACGAAGACGCTATGGACGTTCTGACCCGCTGGGATATCACCGACACGGTCAACGGCGTTTCCACAGTCTTCACGGCCGAAGCCGGCATGCCGCGCTCGCCCGAAGCTTATCGAGCCATGCATCGTTTGCGAGCCCAAGAGTTCGTCTGGCTCATGCCGAAAGACGACCAGAGCGGAATGGAGCAGGACCGTTTCGACGCCCATTCCCATCAATTCATCGCCCGGCTGGGTCCAGAAATCATCGGCACCATGCGACTTGTCCCTTGCGAGAAGGGATTTCCCATGGAAGATGATCATGAAGTCGTGTTGCCTGACGGTGCGCAATGGTCCTTCCCGAGCGTTCACCCCAAAACCGGCGTACCCGTCTCGCGCGCCGAAACCCTCGAGATCTCGCGTCTCGGCGGCCGACCCTACGAGCTGCCGTCGGGCGACCACATCTGGACGGCGTTTCTGGTCGTCGATGCGGCGGTAAACAAGTTCCTAGCAAGCAAACCGGATCGCAAATACGTCGTCGCTTTGCTCCGAGTGCGCCTGCTCGATCTGTTCAAGAAATTCGGATATGATTGGATGCCGCTCGCGCCACCGCAAGAATTCCGCGGCGAACAGGTTCAAGCAGCCTGGATCGATAGCGTACAGGTTACCTGCCCGAGAATCTTGCCTCGGGACAAACGCATCAAGTAG
- a CDS encoding methyltransferase domain-containing protein, with product MQIARLRRGIAIITSIFKASSNRHKKRMPTAETGSYDPHACHRSFSAELDRLRAQAAHGWKLELQKLTEFGLRDGMSILEVGSGPGYVTEQFLDSFPSARITALEIIPELSKLAQTRLQPVAGGRVDFVTRPLLDNGLPNDSFDVVIARFVLQHLPDPQAATSEIKRVLKPGGKLCIIDIDDAVLGLTTPILPELAVVMECARRLQAAQGGNRLIGRSLLRILGQSGYIDPRLDIVNLHSDDLGLETFLEQLHPDRFSRLVDAGGISDSLFSDYKVSHERLRQADDPIVMGFLFMACGTKSAA from the coding sequence ATGCAGATAGCACGACTCAGACGCGGCATAGCGATCATCACATCGATCTTTAAGGCATCTTCCAACCGTCACAAAAAGCGGATGCCTACGGCCGAGACCGGTTCCTATGACCCGCATGCCTGTCATCGAAGTTTCTCTGCCGAGCTCGACCGGCTTCGCGCCCAAGCGGCCCATGGCTGGAAGCTTGAACTCCAAAAACTGACCGAATTCGGTCTGCGGGACGGAATGTCCATACTCGAAGTGGGGAGTGGCCCGGGATACGTCACGGAACAGTTCCTGGATTCGTTCCCATCAGCGCGCATCACCGCGCTGGAGATCATACCGGAACTGTCAAAGCTGGCGCAAACACGCCTGCAACCAGTCGCCGGAGGACGCGTTGATTTCGTCACTCGGCCACTGCTTGATAACGGCCTGCCGAACGACAGCTTTGATGTCGTCATTGCTCGCTTCGTCTTGCAGCACCTGCCGGACCCTCAAGCCGCGACATCCGAAATCAAGCGCGTCTTGAAGCCTGGCGGCAAACTCTGCATCATCGACATCGATGACGCGGTCTTGGGTCTTACCACTCCGATTCTGCCCGAACTGGCCGTCGTCATGGAATGTGCCAGGCGTCTGCAAGCAGCTCAAGGCGGCAACCGGCTGATCGGCCGCTCGCTTCTACGCATCCTCGGGCAATCGGGTTATATCGATCCGAGATTGGATATCGTCAACCTCCACAGCGACGACCTCGGCCTGGAGACTTTTCTTGAGCAACTGCATCCGGATCGATTTTCACGCCTCGTCGATGCCGGCGGGATCTCCGACTCGTTATTCTCCGACTACAAGGTGTCGCACGAACGACTGCGACAAGCTGACGATCCCATCGTGATGGGGTTTCTGTTCATGGCTTGCGGAACAAAATCCGCCGCCTGA